The following proteins come from a genomic window of Theileria equi strain WA chromosome 2 map unlocalized gcontig_1105316255037, whole genome shotgun sequence:
- a CDS encoding hypothetical protein (encoded by transcript BEWA_039990A), with amino-acid sequence MSKASVKGQNALEEKCSGLTESFKAMISELSRGSQMKQKYLKAISDVEEFSKTCRTDKDVEHGKLESNAESPENVAEQNEQYLLKANQTSSTPYNGIKSSYENSKFPFKVCIVAILEGVEHCKSKGKTLLPLISAIQHLLCISDLLLEGDVEDKGVHLMLGDLFKAFEIISSSSVESVLLRLVQTILQLCSQNSQILHFGDLIIHAFHIFDSLLPQSKVETVVKCGLRQLVSCIAAQNVIGCIMAPNKLRNEDVILKLVKILCETVNNLDMMIALPKVTKSGYGLFKRDKDSQQGKILRSNTHDSAKMEALQNSAKTDDKGAGRVLENSKDLVLHNFDGKFAFDMLLILIDSLPSGTLVTACSLQSALNTDILPCINRLFSNGNPQDASTLLIKVLVGHIYYAESHKSCEIGVQISLEPFEEFIYKGIESLTNDKEAVSDKQTSKAWMNCFKQLLGSPEFVYASMCSNLIHKEILEAITKFQDREAESIQYRVNLSIAPETNNSMPVEPWHKKYTCQISHLLRPLPLFSIEVNADSCALDINNMHKDFSIENVYLQCVYNYISTLYTVTLNCLRDTVYYVPYKILYMDGSGIKCSTNMDFRSDVETIIGIIKGFKKYDRAVFTCLQSLLVVCKLKGLDRAYEECINLIIGKSLENIKSGVGYDPNFPLNSTMCMCSIVVNFSGILTQEAWFLILEKLFRILYENDPESGELVMYGKSTDSPKNSLVDKRQMSDSKSSQKLNDKGKVENMKMGGSVQYFTRKFVPIIWSIFKSKVEAFDSETLSKFLIASGLLTIHRIHENIITGNFSDEQPNGDVDARDEHGDYETFMEPVSHFVQDWEDLYIQISGGSTRYNGTHFERYLNYIFSQPLPFWCSPREKLRYHKFLIKAYIACTENVPFTSYKMVTMLNSMILYSCFASHEAMPGLEVVTSYIAKKTCSLMTQVCISDKHSEDSIEALVFLLYQLSIECKFGSLNRQENFVGITLEQILSGLYSLVLSVFNILERSDRMLEILHTLTEICAVNSGDEEQSKETSGYCGNIDVLIDIFASLVENSLDYLNEKACEKFAKCLHMLASAIFSDNVIFRIIGLMVNFADHIMKLIPDGVDSDEIVNGTNRALLCTTLAIFRVACLSSNVSKKNCAIKSLALFIQTHLHSFDKGLWDYTCKDVLYCISEELRDRVDLEVRKYAASEAGSAPADVSVHNTVSALSETQSLLLACKEFSGAMVGSSRLYCAVDVLNSLLRGIGSSVNAILNIKSSIVDLKQPFSTLSTILIEYRGLQSVWNTGLHLLDRLQSEETKHGIYLVLCAVLTDPNAEMGQTEEIVRVCLGKDLVLPSPRSTDEELLPFVVPPWFYEHNDYDCRVLELPEYVYQGSQVKIVSSMASVLKIELRDKIANSVGILQDMQLLQLVSMNYVPNILTHQGVYIQSTDGNVDIKGTLSDSSTMENITAYLKEPPLFKVALGNTQFTPIFSCMKSIKEASSLVSLVNCLVCKLLRREIEDLAMSLQFLDYIANTFHELVLKFVQECVDGGKDGCKCSNMNNSTPRGNQGAVEIKVSPRGLDLEDEGEQVISARSESFGMYTCVTIDITKKSSYTVNVEYIDDIISNIMSLQDDAADTTTSTMFRNGILVSAPIILDALVKFTECNPHTEIYIISYQCALDIAKCAYVGAFFDMHINGFANRESLMNYWCALRDSLLFYRKSAPLESSGINFTTLLHSIAIEFVTSLVISPFSIAPHFASLTFVDILDSYVTSKSPILCRIALQRLSDAATCPQVYDGTECKRVDEEDIENYYTLYYRLSYVKSAFFLLFKHLKSFMKGTDVEKLAAMQIAETIVTPPTKALFNKQEMEQHKLLECNQKPMLYLLHDDILDGLNGSERVSQASKKLLNLLLKSLGVAKFDK; translated from the coding sequence ATGTCAAAAGCATCCGTAAAGGGGCAGAACGCCCTGGAAGAAAAGTGCAGTGGACTCACCGAGTCGTTCAAAGCCATGATTAGTGAGCTTTCTAGAGGAAGTCAGATGAAACAAAAGTATCTAAAGGCTATCAGTGATGTTGAGGAGTTCTCTAAAACTTGCAGAACCGACAAGGACGTTGAACATGGAAAGTTAGAGAGTAACGCAGAGTCACCAGAGAATGTTGCAGAGCAAAACGAGCAGTATCTTCTAAAGGCCAATCAAACATCTTCTACTCCATACAACGGAATCAAGAGTAGCTATGAGAACTCCAAGTTCCCTTTCAAAGTTTGCATCGTAGCGATTTTGGAAGGTGTAGAACACTGTAAATCAAAAGGAAAAACTCTTTTACCGCTTATTTCCGCTATACAACATCTACTGTGTATATCTGATTTGCTATTGGAAGGAGATGTGGAAGACAAGGGTGTCCATCTGATGCTAGGGGATTTATTCAAGGCGTTTGAGAtcatttcatcttctaGTGTGGAGTCAGTACTTTTGCGGCTTGTTCAAACAATTCTGCAACTATGTTCACAAAACTCTCAGATTCTGCACTTTGGCGATCTAATAATCCATgcattccatatttttgATTCGCTTCTCCCGCAAAGTAAAGTGGAAACTGTCGTAAAATGCGGATTGAGACAACTGGTTTCATGCATAGCTGCTCAAAATGTGATAGGATGTATAATGGCGCCAAATAAGCTTCGTAACGAAGATGTTATTCTTAAACTTGTGAAGATTTTGTGTGAAACGGTAAATAATCTGGACATGATGATCGCTCTACCAAAAGTTACAAAATCAGGATATGGACTTTTCAAAAGAGACAAGGATTCCCAGCAGGGAAAAATCCTCCGTAGTAACACACATGATAGCGCTAAAATGGAGGCTTTACAGAATTCTGCGAAAACAGATGATAAAGGTGCCGGACGAGTGCTTGAAAATTCAAAAGATCTCGTGCTGCACAATTTTGACGGAAAGTTTGCGTTCGATATGCTCTTGATATTAATAGATTCTCTTCCATCTGGAACTCTTGTTACAGCTTGTTCTTTACAGAGTGCATTAAACACTGATATTTTACCATGTATAAATCGTTTGTTTTCCAATGGAAATCCTCAGGATGCATCAACTCTGCTCATAAAGGTTTTGGTTGGGCACATTTATTATGCTGAAAGTCACAAGAGCTGTGAAATTGGAGTACAAATATCTTTGGAACCATTTGAAGAGTTTATATACAAGGGAATTGAATCTTTAacaaatgataaagaagCCGTCTCAGACAAGCAAACATCAAAGGCGTGGATGAACTGTTTCAAACAACTCTTGGGCTCTCCTGAATTTGTTTATGCATCAATGTGTTCAAATCTAATACACAAGGAGATTTTGGAAGCAATAACAAAATTTCAGGATAGGGAAGCTGAGAGCATACAATATCGCGTTAATTTATCAATCGCTCCGGAGACTAATAATTCTATGCCTGTGGAACCCTGGCATAAAAAATACACATGTCAAATTTCACACTTGTTGCGTCCGCTTCCACTTTTTAGTATCGAGGTAAATGCAGATTCTTGTGCACTAGACATTAACAATATGCACAAGGATTTTTCCATAGAGAACGTATATTTGCAGTGTGTATACAATTATATCTCCACTCTATACACGGTAACCTTGAATTGTTTAAGAGATACTGTCTACTATGTCCCATACAAAATTCTTTATATGGATGGGAGTGGAATCAAATGTAGTACTAACATGGATTTTAGGTCAGATGTAGAAACTATTATTGGGATTATAAAAGgatttaaaaaatatgatCGCGCAGTATTCACGTGTTTGCAAAGTTTATTAGTTGTATGTAAATTAAAGGGGCTAGATCGTGCATATGAAGAATGTATCAATTTGATTATCGGCAAGAGtttagaaaatataaagtcAGGGGTAGGATACGACCCTAATTTTCCCCTAAACTCTACCATGTGTATGTGCTCCATCGTCGTCAATTTTTCGGGTATTCTTACTCAAGAGGCTTGGTTTCTGATATTAGAAAAACTCTTTAGAATTTTATATGAAAACGACCCAGAAAGCGGTGAACTTGTAATGTATGGGAAATCCACGGATAGTCCCAAAAATTCCTTGGTGGATAAAAGACAAATGAGTGATTCCAAGAGCAGTCAAAAGCTAAACGATAAAGGCAAGGTagaaaatatgaaaatggGAGGGTCTGTTCAGTATTTTACGAGGAAATTTGTCCCTATAATTTGGAGTATTTTCAAATCTAAAGTTGAAGCTTTTGATTCTGAGACTCTctcaaaatttttgatagCATCAGGGTTGTTGACAATTCACCGGATACATGAAAACATTATCACAGGTAATTTTTCAGATGAGCAACCAAACGGTGATGTCGACGCAAGAGACGAACATGGAGACTATGAAACATTTATGGAGCCTGTTTCTCACTTTGTGCAAGATTGGGAAGATTTGTATATACAAATCTCTGGTGGATCTACAAGGTACAATGGAACTCACTTTGAGAGATATTTGAACTATATATTTAGTCAACCTTTGCCATTTTGGTGTTCTCCGAGAGAAAAACTACGCTACCACAAGTTTTTGATAAAGGCGTACATTGCATGTACCGAGAATGTCCCATTTACAAGCTACAAAATGGTCACAATGTTAAACTCTATGATTCTATACAGTTGTTTTGCATCGCATGAGGCTATGCCAGGTCTAGAAGTTGTGACATCTTATATTGCAAAGAAAACCTGTTCATTAATGACACAAGTTTGTATCTCAGATAAACACTCTGAGGACAGTATTGAAGCTTTGGTGTTCCTCTTGTACCAGCTTAGTATAGAATGCAAATTTGGGTCTTTGAATCGCCAAGAAAACTTTGTGGGTATTACACTAGAACAAATTCTCTCTGGTCTTTATTCACTTGTACTTTCTGTTTTTAACATTTTGGAAAGGAGCGATCGGATGTTGGAAATTCTCCATACTTTGACAGAAATATGCGCGGTAAATAGTGGTGATGAAGAACAAAGTAAGGAAACCTCTGGATACTGCGGTAATATCGATGTACTTATAGACATATTTGCATCTCTAGTAGAAAACTCACTGGATTATTTAAATGAGAAGGCATGtgaaaagtttgcaaaATGTCTCCATATGCTTGCAAGCGCCATATTTAGCGACAATGTAATCTTTAGGATCATCGGATTAATGGTAAACTTTGCAGATCACATTATGAAGTTGATTCCAGATGGTGTTGATTCAGATGAGATTGTAAATGGAACGAACCGTGCCTTGTTATGCACAACACTTGCCATATTTAGAGTGGCTTGTCTCTCAAGCAATGTGAGTAAGAAAAACTGTGCAATAAAATCGCTGGCGCTATTTATACAAACTCATTTGCATTCCTTTGATAAAGGACTCTGGGATTACACTTGCAAGGATGTCTTATATTGTATATCTGAAGAACTTAGAGACAGGGTGGATCTGGAAGTTAGAAAGTATGCTGCATCAGAGGCCGGTAGTGCTCCTGCAGACGTATCTGTACATAACACTGTATCTGCGCTTTCCGAGACTCAATCACTCTTGCTAGCTTGCAAAGAATTTTCAGGTGCAATGGTTGGTTCTAGTAGACTATATTGCGCAGTAGATGTGCTTAATTCTTTGCTGCGTGGAATTGGATCCTCTGTAAATGCAATTTTGAACATAAAATCCTCGATTGTTGATCTAAAACAACCCTTTTCAACCTTGTCAACGATACTCATAGAATACAGAGGTCTCCAAAGTGTATGGAATACGGGTTTACATTTGTTGGACAGATTGCAGTCTGAAGAGACAAAACATGGAATATATCTTGTTTTGTGTGCGGTATTGACCGATCCAAATGCAGAAATGGGACAAACGGAAGAAATAGTCAGGGTGTGTTTAGGAAAGGATcttgttcttccttctcCCAGAAGCACTGATGAAGAACTGCTTCCATTTGTGGTTCCGCCATGGTTTTACGAACATAATGACTACGATTGTCGTGTTCTCGAGTTACCGGAATATGTTTACCAGGGCTCTCAAGTGAAGATTGTTTCTTCAATGGCATCCGTTTTGAAAATTGAGTTACGCGATAAGATTGCAAATTCAGTTGGAATTCTGCAGGATATGCAACTTTTACAGCTAGTCAGTATGAATTATGTTCCAAATATTCTGACACATCAAGGAGTATATATACAGTCTACTGATGGCAATGTTGACATTAAAGGTACTCTATCGGATAGCAGTACCATGGAAAACATCACTGCGTATTTGAAGGAACCTCCACTCTTCAAGGTGGCTCTAGGAAATACTCAATTCACTCCTATCTTTTCGTGCATGAAGAGTATAAAGGAGGCTAGTAGTCTTGTCTCACTTGTAAACTGTCTGGTATGTAAACTTTTGAGAAGAGAGATTGAAGACTTGGCAATGTCATTACAATTCTTGGACTACATTGCGAATACTTTTCACGAACTAGTACTCAAATTTGTACAGGAGTGCgtagatggaggaaaagATGGCTGTAAATGTTCAAATATGAACAATTCTACTCCAAGGGGGAACCAGGGAGCGGTTGAAATTAAAGTATCTCCAAGAGGTCTTGATCTAGAGGATGAGGGCGAGCAAGTGATATCGGCGCGTTCAGAATCATTTGGAATGTACACTTGTGTAACAATAGACATAACAAAGAAGAGCTCATACACTGTAAATGTGGAATACATAGATGACATCATCTCCAATATCATGTCTTTACAGGATGATGCTGCTGACACTACAACGTCCACAATGTTCCGAAATGGTATACTGGTATCTGCGCCTATTATATTGGATGCACTTGTAAAATTCACAGAATGCAATCCGCATACTGAAATTTACATTATATCCTATCAATGTGCGCTTGACATTGCAAAATGTGCCTATGTTGGAGCCTTCTTTGACATGCACATTAATGGCTTTGCAAATAGGGAATCTTTAATGAACTATTGGTGTGCGTTGCGAGATTCTTTACTCTTTTATCGAAAATCGGCGCCACTGGAGTCTTCTGGGATAAACTTTACTACATTGCTCCACTCAATCGCAATTGAATTTGTAACTTCGCTGGTGATATCTCCCTTTAGCATCGCACCTCATTTTGCGTCTCTAACGTTTGTAGACATCTTGGATTCTTATGTAACATCCAAATCTCCCATCCTCTGCAGAATTGCACTCCAACGACTTTCAGATGCAGCAACGTGCCCTCAAGTATATGA